TAAAATAAAAGCATGTCATAAGGGCAATAAGAGATAGAGTAGGCAATTATGAGTCACAGgcaaggaagaaaaatatttttagatgaGGTTTGACAAAAGAtgtggaggtggggaagagtcacatagagagagagagacagacagacagacagacaaagtcaCGCCCTAGACGGTAAGTGCTAAAGAGATGTCCCTGGTCCCAGTAGTGGTAAGATTGAAAAGGGCTGAGAGGAAGCAAGTGAGTAGATGCAGAGAGCAGCGAAGAGAGACAAAATTTACTCACGCAGCTGGAGCAAATCCATGGAAAACAATACGAGACAACACTAGGTTTGTGTGGAACAGAGATAAACTGGGTGTGCCGTGATTCATAGTTCTCAAATCAGACGGAGACGAATTCTGCAGGAATATACGCCATGCAATGCCTGCGACCTCTATGGAGTTTCATGGGGGTAACAGAGGAGATTTTGGCTTGTTACTTTATGACAAGTAATTATGGCAAGCACTAGTCTCCTATCCATATTTCTTCATCCAAGGGAAAATGAAGTTTTTAAATGATGGTTTGAAAGTTCAGTGCTATTAAGCAAGTAGAAGTTCACATGCTTGCATCTCATTTCACCTTATCTGCATCTCATTGGTCTACAGACTGGTCTGAAAATTTCACAGAACAGACTCGCTAGGTCTTCAGTGCTTCCAGGTTGCACGGGGGTGGAAGACACCATGAGCACAAACTTTCTCACACTATTTCTATATGTCACCTTCCAGTGAGGCTGTCTTTTTTTAACATTGAAACTAGAGATGGACATGAGCCAAAACTCTGGATGAGAAAGAATTTGGGCCCATCTGTACTCAAAACAGACCTGGCTACTATTCAAAGTTTGGGCATAAATTTCTGGAGGTGTTTATTTCATCCAAATTGGTTTGCCTATTCCTACAATAAACATGTTCCTAAAAGCATAAAGCAAAAACCTCCTTTCAGAGCTGTAAGACGACACTTTACCCCCATTTTCTGTTCTCCCCATATCCATGGAACTTGTACTGATCAAGACATTGGAGTCAAGAGACCAgatcagctggtgtaagttagtGTAGTTCCATTAAAGACAATTTATGCCAACTGAGGTTGTGGTCCAAGAGCTACAAAATGGATCTCAGAGGAAGAATTTTCCGCAAGAATTGAAATATGCTCTTCTGGAACAAATGTATTGACCAATTCAGTTTTATTCAGGACAAGAAAATGTGTTCATTCTTCAAGTAAATACAACCCAAATCTCCCTTGAATGTATTTATCAAAACCTCAGGCTTTGGAAGACATTCAGATTTGCAATCTGTGGATCATATACTTCAATATTTTCTCTATATAATTTTAATAGCATTGTTTTTTCATAATGACTTTTAATCCATTGTTCAGAAAAATACAGCGATTCTCAAATACTCTTATTAACAAGATAGAACAAATAAGCTCAGGGGAAGCTTTCAGTCTGCTTTTTGCTTCTCCTTGTAAAGGACTTTCTGCATCTGGGAATTTAGAAGTTGATTAGTTAATGGGGACTGAATAATTGTGCCAATATACTGTaggctaaaaaaaataaactgattaaCGTTGCTTCAGAAATGCTTCTGGGGCCCCTTGGTATGGTCTAAATATTTAAAGGATGAGCTTCAATTTTTCAGATGATGAATCTTGCAAGAGTTAAGTGTGTATTATTGAAGAAAAGTGCTGCAGAATGCACTATTATACAAAGTGAAGCCATCAGAGTAATGAGATCAACTGTAGGTCCAAAACAATATGGTCAGCAACCCTTTTCTTTAAATTACCAAAAATATTATATGAAGTGTAACACCCCAATAGTTAACCAGGACTTTCAAAGTTTATAATAAATTAGGACCAAGTGGTAAGTTTTACAGCTCCATTTCAGTATTTCTGATGTTGATTGGCTTACCACAGCTCTGACCATAGTAGCTGTGTGGCTCCTCTGGGGCCAGCAAAATCCTACTTTGATTCAAGCATTTATGGACAGAGAAACACAACTATAACATTTTCCTTCCACCTAGTTGGTGGTAGCCATAAAATTACAGTATGGAATTATTACCAGGTCATATTGTGCGTGGTAGAGGCAGAAAATCCAAGGCTCAGGAAGTTGCCCATGGTCACCTGAAAAGTCCATATCAGAACCATAATTAGAAGACAGCTCTCTTCTGTTATACCTATGCCTCATCAACTAGATCATGCCAACTCCAGTCAAAGCACTTTAACTTCTCTGTCACAGTCTCTCTATATGTACAGTACGGAGGAGTAAAGATACTGAACTACTGTAAAGCAACGTACTGTATGGTGTGAAGTACTACAGAAATGCGAAGTCAAGACCATTTAGTTTCAGAAAGGGAATACAACTCAAGACGTCATGGTTGGCAGCTCTGTGCTTTAATCCACTGGGCTTTTAGGAGGCTCCATCCCTTTAGTCAAAATTCATACTTGTCAATTTGAGACTAATAATGGCTATTTGCTTTTTCACAAGCATCCAGATAGTGCTAAAATATCATTAAAATGGCCCCAAAGCCACAAACCTTACTCAAACTCAGAAACAGATACATCTTTATCCAAAACTACCAACATTTCACACCTCTCTTACCCATAGCAATGCTACACATCCAAGATAAAACTCACCCCTGAGCAGAAGGCCAGAATAAGGTATATGCCCTACATAAATCCCACTTAAGTATTATTTTGAGGGTAACTGAACTTCTGGAGTGGACCCAGATGCAGAAGAGATGGAGATGGTGCCCTCATCTCCTCCACCTCTAATCCCCAGTATTAGCCTGATATTACCCAGGAAACTGTGAAGTTAATTTTTGTACCCATTTTTGTCCATTGTGACATTTTTGTAACAAACACCAGTAAGTTCCtagaaaattttaaacaaaataaaaactgaaaacaaaggaactTGCCATTTGGCTTCCACCTGCCTGACTGACTGATGGAGGGACTGTCCCATTTGTCCATACTGGTGACAGCTGCACCACTTAAAGCAATTTGAGTGACAAGGGCAAGTTacttttttggtgggggagagggtgttTGGTGGGGGAAAATAATGTGAGAGTTTAAACACATTATTCTGGAGAGATGGCATCCCTCAGTAGGGAAAGGAAACATTCGTGGAACATAAAGCCTTTCAGAAGTTCTGGTTCAATAAATAAGCTTCCTTGAGCATATCCTCCCATTCCCATTGAAGAGATTTGCACCAAATAAAATGTAAATCTCTGACAATGAAAAGCGATCAGAATTGCTGGCTACAGTTTTACATCATGTGCATTTGACTTTTGATATAGACCATCTGTGAGTTGGCAACAGTAATAAATCTGAATGTTAGCACGGATCAACTAGGTCAAATGCTATCACACTTAAGTGTCATACTCATTAAGATAAAACAAGTGTCCTTGTCATTAATTATTTGATTAGTTGCCCATTTCCAGAACTTTAGAGGCAGCAAATGCAGCCTTATTTTCCTATAACATGGATAGTGTGTATGTTTAACTCCCCTTGGCAATTCTTATAAATCATACACATTGCTTTGAGCCTTTGCTAGAAAAGGGGAAAGTGATGATTTCAgcatttttcaaagaaacattcCGAAAATAAATCCCAGTGTTCTGTAATTTCATCACAGTGTAAGGGCTATACTTAGTGGGTAGCTTGAGTAGATCCCTGGTCTGCAGCCACACCATTTTCAGCTCTGAACTGGTCAGATTTCAAGCTAAGTAGGGACAGGCATTATCAGTTTTCGAATTGGAGACCTCCAAAGAAGTGGCATTGGTGTTTCAGGAGGTGGCACTCTTCCCTCCAAATCAGTGGGAAAAGTATCACAGCATGGGATTAAAAGGCTGTCAGTTGCTGTCCTTTCAGTGAGGCACAAATCCAAGATCCTGACCACTTAAAAAGCTTCCATAGTAATGGACTCCAACCCCCATATGTAATACTAACAAGTTAGATAATATCTGTTGGAACAAGCAGGAATGTGAAGGGTACATCAAATATTCTAGGAAGAGGTTATAAACAGACTAAATACGGTTCTGAGAGATATCCTGAGTGAACCCAGGATTCTTCTTTTAATTACAAGATCTTACACCAAATTCATGTCTGCTGTAAACCCATCTTATATCATGTGTGCCCATTTGGCTTTTTATCAAGCGGTAACACTAATATGTATTGCAGAAACTATTTTAActgagaacttttttttaatcggTCTCATGTATTGAAATATGGAAACCTGCATCTGATTTCAGTATTATTGGCTAGTTTGATATTATAGGAAAATCTTTTGAAAAGAACTTATGCTGATTGTTTGAAAGATATTTTAATGTGATTTAGCCCTTTTccctcttaaaaaaataaactgaaggggaaaaaaaatctatcaaaaaaaacccccaaacaataAGTGTGTTAGCCTCACTGCCATGTTCCATTTTGAATAAACAAATTGgatcaaattcagccctgatgtAAATAGAATCATAGTCATTGAAACCAGTTTCATTTTTTGAAAGTtatgatgatttttaaaacaaacattccaTCTCAGAAACGTCTTGGGTTACATGCTCCAGATATTGTTTATATTATTGTCCAATAGGAAGACCCAGGCCTGTCAATATTACTGGATAgctggttaactttttaaattgttcAGTCCCTTTGTGGTAATTGCAGAGGTCCCATGTATATAGTACAAAGGCTGTGTCTCTGAACAGTCATAGTTCTGAGATGTGGTATAAAAGAAGGTTATGGGGTGGCACACAGGGAGAGATGGGTAGGTCTTAGCTGTGAGAAGAGGAGCTAGGATGTGCCTATGTATGAAAAAGCTCCAATTCATGGATGCTGGGGAAGCTTTACATCACATCAGAACAGTACTTCAAGTCGTGTGATAGAACAGTAGCAAGGAGCATAAAGAAGATTCTGCTTTAACAATCTGcatttagattttaaactcttctaaaattgtttttattatttttaagagtcTACCTATCGTCATCAGGCAAATATCGATGATGAAGTTGTTTCCATGGAGATACTAGATACAGCTGGTCAGGTGAGTGAGAACGGTCGAGAAGATCTGATTCTCATACACGAATAAACAGGAGAAAAGGGTGAGACTAAGACAGCTGCACACAACACTTCTGGTGACTAAAATCAAGTAGAGCCCGTGCCACTCCGAGCAGCGGCTCCCAGACCCGGGTATTACACACAGATGGATGTTTAGAGTTTTGTAATGTGGAAGAGCGGGTAGAGATAGTGTGTGACCATCTGGGGAACTCTTTATTTTAGATGCCTTAACTGTAACAAAGGCTGGTGCCCCAAGGTACTCCACTTCATCATCTGGAGCAAATGTCTCTGTACACAAAGAGCCTCCCACATAAATCTGCAAGATGAAGGCTCTGAATGAAATCAGTGCAATGTAATCTATGGTAACAGTCACCTGCTTGGCCCAGATCACATTACCAGATTTCCCCTAATCGGTTATCACTCTTGCACGGTGCCATTATCCAGAGCAAAAACAGACAGTTTAGCAGTATTCCTCTAAGTGACCTATGTGGACACCCAAGAGCACCTCATGAAGTTAACCCCTTAGAAAGGGATCACCTGGATATAGACGGCATGGTCATCCATGCACAGCCAGGACACAAATATAACTTGTAAGCTACACCCACCAAAACAAATACTGTAGATTCTGCCTCACCATGGCCACATTCACTCTTACCAAACACTGGCAGGTGCTCACACTGAAAACCACCAGAAACCCATCCAAACCCATCTGACTTTTCCTCAAAATCTACTACAGGGACACACAACAACATTATTCTGCACACGGCTGCAGATCTTTaggatctgattctccactgcctcgcACCCCGTGCAGTCATCTCCACCTTTGAAGAGTGGGTGTAAAATCAGAAGAGTTGTGGTTTTACATCCACTTTTCCCAGGTGTAAATGGCTTTGCACCCTGCTCAGTCATTGAGAGGTGAGCCTAGGGGACAGATGTCTACGTGAAGGGCTTGTATTAGTTTCCCAAACTGTATTCAGCCAGTGTATGATCTTCTCCTTAAACTGGTGTCCTTCTTTCCAAACAGGAGGACACTATTCAGAAGGAAGGACACGTACGATGGGGTGAAGGCTTTGTGCTAGTCTACGACATCACCGACAGGGGCAGCTTTGAGGAAGTGCTGCCACTTAAGAACTTGCTGGATGAAGTTAAAAAACCCAAGAATGTTACTCTGATCCTAGTGGGGAACAAAGCAGACCTGGATCACTCCAGGCAGGTCagcacagaggaaggagaaaagctGGCCACGGAACTAGCATGTGCATTTTATGAGTGTTCCGCTTGCACAGGTGAAGGCAACATCATGGAGGCCTTCTATGAGCTTTGCCGTGAGGTGCGGCGTCGTAAGATGGTCCAGGGCAAGACTCGGAGACGGAGCTCCACCACCCATGTCAAGCAGGCAATTAACAAGATGCTCACCAAAATCAGCAGCTAAAAGAATTGTAACAAAGTAGAGAACCGGGGTAGAGAaggttattttgggggtggggaagaggcagccagGACATATGAAAATAAAAGATGGTCAAagctttactttaaaaaaaaatcacttcatccCTTTTTGAGTATATGGGGCAGATTCCTTTCTACTTTATTTAAATGGTTTTAGAGTGGTAGCATCCACTCCACACCATTTCCATCCAACATCACAGAGACATTCCAAAGGATTGGCTGACTCAAGGGATTGGTAATGAGACAGCTAGGTTGCTGGCTCCAATTCAGCCCAGATTGGTAATGACTGAAAATCATTATGTTCTGATGGCTGCTCTGCGGCCTATGAGTAATAAGTATCAGTCCAGCGATAACTGACATCCTTAgcggagaggccaaggactgaatcaCCTGGGAGACTGCTTAATTGTTCTCTCCAAAATTgttaatctggcacctttcagtAGCACTAAATttacacacaattttttttattacaacccCGTTTTTCTTGTATTATTTTTCCAGCCCAATACTAGTGCCTACATTCTTAGGTATgtatttaaaacaggaaaaatattGCATGACAGTAGAGGTTTCAACCAGTGATGGGTGAATTTCAATGGGTCTGAAGGACATAAATGTGGCTGGTTTTCCAGGTCTGTCATATCTGCAAAAGTGTGCAGGGAATATTGCATAAACAGCTTTTCTAAAGGCAATTTCAGCATTCCACCTCAAAGATCAgaagtttgtgtgggggggttggaatCAAACAAAGATAACCAATCTACTGTGAAGTTCCAGAGATTTGGTTATGGTTAATTATGAGGTTTTTGATGAAAGTTCCACTTTGCTGATTTATCCGGAATGATGCATCCACCTCTGCTTTAAACTAAAGATAGGCCCAGCCCAAGCCTCAAATTCTAGGAAGGCTGAGAATTCAAAATCCAAACTCATATGCAAGTACAATGTAAATGGCTCCTTTCTTTACAATGGGGCAAGCCAAAAGCCCCCAGACTTTCAGCTGTTTCGAACGCAGATCTAAATTTTATGGCCTGAGCCAATGGTTCATTTAAACCAGCAGAGAAGACATTTTTAGGCTTTCTTGAGTTTTTAATAGTACTgatctgattttttaattttctcctttCCTCCAACCCTGTGGCTTCAGCAAACTCTTAGCTTTCCCTCTACTTTACTCACCTATTGGCTGCATTTCTGAGGCCTTcttgagggggaagagggaggggagagagagacagacgaCACATACAGAAGCTAGAATTAGGAGGTAGTTAAgaattttcagattatttttgtttctttcttagCAGTTACATTACACCCTGTTAGGCAGCTAGGAATGTAACCAAAACTAACATCATGCAGAGTCACAGGCAACTGTGTGGATCCACTAATAGAAGCATGAGCACCTCTTTCCTTTGGTTAACATCCCCCTTCAATGCAAATACTCAGAGCTTTATTCTCCACTGCTTggcatcttgtgtagtcatttacgcCTGGGCAAAGAGAATGAAAAATGGACAGAGAATGCTATCATTGGGTTAGGCAAGTGGTGATATTTGATTTGTtagcactttgcacaggtgtaaatgaccacaTAGGGGGCAGCATAGTGGAGTAAGCCCTCTGCTTCCACACAAGCAGGAAACATGAGtcctaaatcagtttttaaaccaaGAATGACTTAAAGAGACTCTGtcaagttcattttcttttaaataatgtcactcacactctctctgatGACTGTCATAGAAGGAATTCATACTCAAATGTACTTTAAAGACCTATATGCTCTTTGTTTACTTTCTGAACTTCATCATGTTTGGGACAGTGAAATTAGACTGTTGTCTGTGGAGTAAGTTTCTTCTTTTTGGTTCTCATACGCTCGCACTTTATGATGTTTCAGTTGCAAACACTACAGTAGAATCTTTGAAGGACGACTCTGGTCAGAAGAGCAGCAAATTGTTACCTTCTCATTTAACAAGTCTTCCCAAAACGTGTCAGTCATATTGCTAACTTTAGTGACAACCATCAGTTtttgcctgtttttttttaaactcctgttaGCAATGCAGAGCCAACATAGCTATGGGAGAGTGAGCCATATTCtgttctggctcatgcatcaaCACTTATTAACTATGGCACTGATCTTGTAAACATGCATGTGATTAACTTAATATGCATGAGAAAGTGTTGTCAGGTTCAGGACCTGAGTTTCTCCTATAATCTTTAATAATGTGATGTCACATGAGCCCAAAAGGACAGACCTTACCATTACATCCCAGGGCAAGATTGCAGACTTGGAAAtggatgtgtatgtgtgtgagagagagggaagagTGAGATTATTTTACTTGTACACTGAGGAAATTTGATTTGAAGATCAGTGAGAGAGAACATGGGATGTCATGATGCTCTTTGGATAGACTCTATTTTGAGATTAAAACTGCAGATgaaaatatacacacaaaagTCAATGGCAATGTTTGTAGTAGGAAGGTTTGTCAACTAAAGAAATACTAAATTATTATCTTACTTCTTGGCAATGTCCCTTGAAAATGTCTCTTTCCTTTTACCATTCGTTTATGGGGAAGTAATGAAATCCCTTGTGAAAGAACACATAATGCTGAACAAATGTGTCTTACTTGTTAAGGAGAGACCCTCTAATAAAAGTAGCAACATTTATTTTTGAAGATTGAGGTTGGAGACTACTGCAAATGACAGACGACTGGACAAAAAAAATGGGGGCTATTTTGTGATTTGggtattttttctattttgtttttaattaagagCGCTGTTTTTCCTCTGTTTAATGGGCTGATTGTCAAGCCAATTGTAACACAGTGTGACTACAGTCTAATTTACTGCTTCTCAAGCTGTTGCAATTTATTATTGGCTGTTCTGCAGAAGTTTCCTATTTCTACAATTTCTCAAATGAGCCAGAAAATGCCAAAGTGTTGAAAGGCCCAAATGCAAAGTGAACCCCTATCCACTGATCTTTCAAGCAGGAAACAGGGTAATTAAAAGACTTCATTTGTATTCTTACtgccaatttttcttttttaatagtatttcccctccccttcttttGTACTTTCCCCCTAAAGTAGTTTCCTCATTAGTTCAACATGATTGATCGCGATTCACTGAAGTCACAAATAAAGAGTTAGAGATGCCCATACTGCAAAATTTGGATCAGGAGCCAAACTGTCTTCAAGTTGAGGTGTTAATAGCTAGATGATTGGTGCAATCATtacagaatggggggaggggggggggcgcaacCATGAAGTCTGGATCCATATCAAGATAAACTTTCCCAAAATTTGGGGATGTTTGTTTTTGGGGTTTGGGTACATATATACTTAGCACATATATTGTACCAAATTATATATAACTGTATGCATTTTGACATACAAGAATATGAATGCCTACGCCTATAGATAATATAATATATAcgaatataaaaataaagaaaatcagtGCTCTCTGTACTGAACTCTTACATGTTCATTTTCCTCCAGATACCTGTGATACTCTGTCTTTCAATTAACAAGGGGCCGAATCCTCAAGTCCTCACTCAGTTTTTAtttagacagatttttaaagatatttcagTGCCTACCTCTGGGAgttcagcacctaaatacctttaaaaatgtggccctttGTTCTTACCTCAGGCAAACTCAAAGttaattttgcctgaataagctGTTCAGGATTTGTCCCAGAGTGAACAGATCAGTTTAACTGGTGTGAATCACAGATATTTCACCACGACACCTAGGCATCCAGTAGATCCAAAAACATTTATAAGGGAATATGGAGCCTTATACTATTAACAATTATAGCAATTCAAAGCTGATCAAAAGTGTTATAGCAATCTGGCTATTTGGTTGCCTGAATGAAATTGGTTGACAGAGCTCTGTGCAATCCTTATCATGCCATGTAAGTGATAAGTGGGTCAAAGCCATAATGTTCAGGGTGgttgccactgacttcattggagacAGGCTTTCCCCCAGATGTGGCTGTTCCCAAATATCAGGAGTAATTGGAATTCAGCCTCCAGGGCTGTCACTCTGGCAACACCTATTGTTAGCACTAAATTCGgtaaggaggtggtggagggaTGCCAACTACGCTGTTCTAGGGCCCTAGTCAGTTTCCTTTACATGTAAGGTAAATTGTCTTACCCCGATGAGAAGAAATGGGATTTTCCTGAAACATTGACTAGCATTTCCCTAGGAAACGTTGTGGAGATTTTATTCAAATATGGTCAGGCTAGATCCTAAGTTGTAGCTGAGATAGGCTTAGTAAAGTAAAAGGCTGGATGTGGGAGGCAGGAAATGGCCCTCAACACTTTAGTGTTTCCCCCAGTCCTTGGGCCATTCAGGCTATTTCCCATGGCAACTAAGGATCACCAGGGCTTAGGGACGCCTAAGCCATGCCCCCTTCTCCTGGGAGCATCCCTTCTGACAGGGGTGGTGTAGAGCTTCTATGCTGGCCCTATGCCGGCCCTATGCCATATGGGGAATCCTCTAAAGCCAGGTAAGCCAGCTTTCCAGTTGTGATGTGCCACTAgggcagtgcaaagcagctggagtAGAGTCAAGAATCTGGCTCTTAAACTATAACTGCCCAATCAACTAGACTCAAAAACTTTCCTGCAAAATATTTACTGCAATTCTTAGCTTTTAAGGGGGAAAGGTCCTAAAGGTCATGTATGCATAGACTTTCTAGTTCTTCTCTTTCTCTAATGGCTCAAACTATTTACATAACttgcaagagggaaaaaaagcatttgtaAAGATATAGAGGCTTTAAGTCAACAATACGCCTTGACAGCTTCGTGTAGCTGActtattttctttgaaaaagtaAATCTATAATAAAAACAGTGTCATTTTAGAAGCTCTGGTGTTATGTGCTTTATTTCCATTACAGATGCCAGGGAGTAACTATATGGCCATTAAGATGCAAAGGGCTTGAAATTCAACCCCTACTTTGTGATGTTACAAACTGCCTGGGATGGTGGCCTATGGGAATTGAGTTCAGTCTTGATTCTAGTGGGCATAGGTCCATATCATGGAAACAGTTTACATGATTTACAGCAGTAAGCATCACCTTGGACTAAATTAATCTCTGGTataacaccactgacttcagtgaggttacATCAAGGGTTAATCAAGCCCTTTGTTGGCAGTCCTAGTAGCGTCAGTGACTGA
The nucleotide sequence above comes from Caretta caretta isolate rCarCar2 chromosome 1, rCarCar1.hap1, whole genome shotgun sequence. Encoded proteins:
- the RERG gene encoding ras-related and estrogen-regulated growth inhibitor isoform X1, whose protein sequence is MAKSAEVKLAIFGRAGVGKSALVVRFLTKRFIWEYDPTLESTYRHQANIDDEVVSMEILDTAGQEDTIQKEGHVRWGEGFVLVYDITDRGSFEEVLPLKNLLDEVKKPKNVTLILVGNKADLDHSRQVSTEEGEKLATELACAFYECSACTGEGNIMEAFYELCREVRRRKMVQGKTRRRSSTTHVKQAINKMLTKISS
- the RERG gene encoding ras-related and estrogen-regulated growth inhibitor isoform X2, with translation MAKSAEVKLAIFGRAGVGKSESTYRHQANIDDEVVSMEILDTAGQEDTIQKEGHVRWGEGFVLVYDITDRGSFEEVLPLKNLLDEVKKPKNVTLILVGNKADLDHSRQVSTEEGEKLATELACAFYECSACTGEGNIMEAFYELCREVRRRKMVQGKTRRRSSTTHVKQAINKMLTKISS